Part of the Fundulus heteroclitus isolate FHET01 chromosome 20, MU-UCD_Fhet_4.1, whole genome shotgun sequence genome, TACGTTTTCTTGCATGTGTCAGAACTGAAAGCTTCCATTTTTCTCAGACCCTAAACACGTCAGCGAACCGTCGCTGTTTGTTTTGAGTACAAAAGctcagatattttattattctatAACATTTTTGATTGATCCAGAACTATTTTCTCTATGAAAGAAAATGCAACAAATCTTTTTCACaggtctcctttttttttgcacgaACTGCTGCATCAAAGCAGCGTGGCACGGAGGCGCTCAGTCTGTGGATCAGCTGCGGCGTGAAGGAAGCCGAGGTTGCTTAATTTTCTGCCTTCATCTCATCTGCTTATTTTGGCCTGCTGGTTTTCATGTCGCTTACGACAGCGCTCCATTTATTCACTGTGAGGTTTAGGTCAGGAGAGATTGCTGGACGAGTAGCAAAGTGATAACAGAATAATTAAAGCAGGTATCACAATTACTTTAAGGTTATTTTATGGTTATGGTTATCCCCGGTGTTTGTGCATCATTTTTGCTGCACCTTACTCCCTCCACTCAGCTTTTCATTACTATTCTTGAATTCAGCTGTATGATGGTTTAGGTCATAACATGTCCATAACATAAGATTTCTGCATTAAACGTTGTTTTTGGTGGTGCCATGCAACTTTCAACTTTTCTGATGACTTGAACTTTTGAAATTCTCTGTGTTGATGACACAATatatgtatttctttttatgagtAAAAGCACTGAAATAAATGTGCTCTGATTTATTGAGAAGCACCTGTATGGCCTGTgttgccacactgcaaaaacggaactagaaataagtaaaatgttctttaaaattagtgtatttgtccttgatttcagcaggtaaataagatgatttgccaatggaataagatttttgcacttaaaataggaacaactcatctccattatcttatttcaagtgcaggatgtctaattatcttattttaggggtcaaaatacttattccgttggcagataatattatttacctacttaaatcaaggttaaatacactaactttaagaacattttgcttgtttttagatccgtttttgcagtgcatgttcATTTGTTGAATTAAAGTAAAGTCAATACAGACTAGTTTTGTTGGTTTTATAGTTCTTAGTatggaaacaacaacaaccagatTGTGATTGGGCAGATCAGCTTTCAGAAAATCCTGGAAAGTGGTATCAGCCACTAGAAATCTGGttgaagataagataagatactaactcctttattgtcccacaatggggacatCGTGGATTTTAGTCAGAATGTTCTAAAAGTATTTGTTACTTTTAGTaaagtttaaatgtgtttatttttcatggatagaaatgtttttatttattcacttgtGGCCCAACGTTTCCTGGTATTTAGTCTCTGAATGTTTTCCGTATCTTGAAGCAGGATCAAATCCTGTGTATGtatggaagagaaaaaaaaaaactaaaaggaacATTTGAACCTTTTGGTTGTAAATTATTGTGAAGTTTATTCAGACATTCTCGCTTcttgtcagattttcttttcctcaCGCGCGTTCATTCGAGCTTGCCTCTCATAATTCCAGTGTCTCTGTTATCATCCGCAGCCTCGTCCCATCGGACCAGTCTCCCTACAGCGATGTGTCTCCGCTCCGAGCCCCGCACCTCGACGGCCCGCCGCAGGACTGCCACGTTATGTACAATCCCATGACTCATGGATCAGGATCAGGTCCGGTCCAGGGAAACAGCCACTGCATGGATCAATACATGAGGCCCCCTCAGGCCCCCCCACCACACAGTATGATGGGCCACAGGGGCATGCCTCCCACAGAGGGTGAGTCACAGTATCTTTTTCATCCCCTTAACCTCACAGCTGCTATTGATTAGGACTTAAGGATACCTGAGAGACTGAAACTGAAACTTCGCAGATCTCCACAGAAAGAATGATGAGAGGCTAGCAGTTGGCCAGCTTTACTACTTGTATCCTCATGCAGGGCCCTCCAAAAGTAATTGCCCTAAGGCGAAATAAGTCTTTAGTGCATAAGCATCATGTCAGAAAGTGTATTTATAATtgcttttacaaaaatatatagtGCGACAAAAcatcctttaaaataaatgggaaCAGAAGCCTTCATATTTATACTACATTTATACTccatttattagttttaaaggctaGGCCTGGAAATTCTTATCAGTGATCAATGCCTTTCTATAGGCTAGGAATATGATGTGACACAGAGGCCTGTTTCTCTTATCCACTCCtcagaataaagaaaacatgagAATATGTCGTTCGTCTAACGCTGAtattgatttgcatatgtaaaGACTTAAAACCAAATTGCTACTCACCTAGTACTTCCTCATCCATATCTACAGTCAAAGCagcatttaaaaagtttgaattGGGACAAACAAGAGTGTTGAAGGATCTAAGTATATCCTTCCAACACATAAGAAGGAGAACCCGCAGATCTCACTGTTggataaaaatgacaaatttagCATTTCAGGAGCTCAAACACTTttgtttaaagctttttttttttttgctactacTTATGGATCACTCTCTGTAATTTGGATTCACAACGGCCTGTAAAAGTATTcagttttgttgcctcacaacctagAATTAAAATGGTTAGTTTGAGAGTTTGCAgcatttaatttacagaataTGTCTGCCActttgaacatgttttttttttttattgtgaagcaaacaaatgGGACAAAATCACAAAAAACTTCAGCATGCATAATTGTCCAACCCCCTACTGTCAGTACTTTCTAGAGAAAACTGCTCCAACTCCTTCTTGCTGGATGGTTTTTCGCTTGTGAACAGCGATCTTCAAATCTAACCACAGATCCTCAATTGGATTAAGGtctggcctttgactaggccgttccaacacatttaaatgtttctcctAATAGCACttgagtgttgctttagcaagatgcttcaggtcattgtgctgctggaaggagaacctccttGTTTGAAGAGCTCTTGCTTAgtgctgctgcagcctctggggccttcttcttctgcagTTTATTGGAGATTGGTAAACAACTTAGAGGTATGGAGTGTGTATGGAGTGTGGGCCAGGAAGGCCCCTAATCAGTCAAATGCTcctaattaaataaaagaaaaattgttttttaaaaacctcaCAATTGCTTTACATATACCTACTTGAGAACACCACTGCAATATTGACTTCAAGatagcctctggggcctttcagaaaagatgtgtttatactgacagatcatgtgacccCCTAGAAGTCCACCTGCACACAGGTGaacttcatttcactaattatttgacttttgaaggtaattggttgcaccagaactttATATGCACGTACGTGCCGATTTTTAGTTTcatatcattattttttattaatgtatttctgaATTCACTTCACCAACTTCAAATGTTTTGTGCAAATCTATcgcataagataagataagattgaaaaacattcaaattacaggttggaatgttAAAAAAGTAGGTAAAAAGCCAGTAAGTTTGCAAGCCACCGTACAGCAACACAGTAAGACAAATGCTTTCTTATATTAAGATAAACTAGATCGTAAGCAATTATGTagatatcattttttttttaattttcaaatctTGTACAAGTTTGGTGCTTAAGGGTTGCAGTttgtcttttgaataaaaagattGTCACCAGTTTAGCCTTTTTTGTAGCCTAGTCATTCCGATAATCTTATTTTCTGACTCCTATGGAACTAAATTGTACAAATACAGAActtttgttgttggttttatACTTTAATGAACTGATTCTGCTTCTTGGGAATTGTTTGTTGATTTTGTCTCCAAAATCCTGCAGGTAGCAATGGCACCCCCTACTGTAACCAGAACAACATGATGTCATCGCACCCCAACTTCTGTCAGCTTCAGCCCGGCTCTGAACAGATCGGCTCTGGCGATGGTGGGAAAAGAAGCtcattaaaatgaattaaaatcaaTCCTGCTACAGACGTCCTATTTAAAGTGAAAACTCATACATTTTGTTCTTCTCACAAATTAACTTTTGTCCCCACCAGGCTCCAGGTTCTCCACACCTCGCTCCATGCTCAAGCTGAGTAAAAAGAGAGCTCTGTCTATCTCACCTCTATCTGACGCCAGCGTAGACCTGCAGACCGTCATTCGGACCTCGCCCAACTCGCTCGTGGCCTTTGTTAACTCTCGCTGTAACCCCAACGGCGGCAGCTCCTACGGTCACCTGTCTGTCAGCGCCATGAGGTATTCAGCGCTAACCTGAGTCAAACATGCAGGGACAATATCCGTTTCCTTCATCTCAGATGTTTACAGCCTGATGAGATTAcgtatagaataaaaaaaaaatatctgattaTATCCTATATTTCATGttcactgttaaaaaaatgtatttgtgatgaaaaaaaatttgaccatgttcaattattttttttaaacttcaaatCTTTAATGTGCCATTATAAATCCTGTACAATCCAACGgaaaacgcacacacacacgggggAAAATGTAGaatatgaaaaatatgtaaaaaaatcctttttatatataaataccaACCATTAAACTGCAAAAGTGACATAACCAAATCAgtctttacactgcaaaaacagaattaaaaataagtaatattttcttaaaattagtgtatctgtcctagatttgagcaggtaaataagatgatctgttaataagatttttgcacttaaaataggaacatctcatgtccatcatcttatttcaagtgcaggatgtctatttatcttattttaggggtcaaaatactaattccattggcagataatattatttacctgctcaaatctaggacaaaaacacaaattttaataacattttacttattttcagatccgtttttgcagtgtacctccAAAATGGATTAAATGACAGGACAGAAACTGGTCAGAATTAGGCAGGAATTTCTGCCTAATGCTCATTGCGTTCTACGCTTAtcaaaaatctctttttttaatctttacatCTGGACTAAGTTTACGTTTGTGAGACAAACGTCTTTTCTTCCGAAGAAAACACCCaagcctgctttaaacctctcaaATTCTTGTGGGAGAACgtgttacatatttattaaactgtagcctggctaaaataaaaagaaaagagtacAACACGACACTGGGCATCGCTGGAAGAACACCGTACCAACACTGAAGCACagtggtggcggcatcatgtTCGGGGTTACTTTGCTTCATTGGGCACTTGGGATTTTGCTAAATGGATTAATATATGAATCATTCCAAAAGCCAGAgagtttaaatacatttcaatagGTGGGTCATTaaatttgttcatttaaataagCAAGCAGCAATGTGcatcttaaattttttttttctggttcttGGATAAATAAGCCCACCAGATCAGGAGAGAAATGTTTATGCATTTATATCTTATACATTTACAAATGAACAAAAGACTCTGGTTACGGGCTTCAAATGTTTCACTATTTCATGTTGATTTCGGAGTTgtaatttgttctgtttttgctccaCAGTCCATCTCTGAGTTATTCCAGCAACATGAACTGCCACTCCAGACAACAGGGGTCCATGTACGGAGGAAACGGCGGTACGCCTTTGGGCGTTCACACACCGGGTCCCTGCCAAGCTTCTCGTTTACCTCCCCACAATCCCCGGCTCCTCGCTCCACCCAAGCACGGACACGTAAGATGGCTTTACAACTAGCATCACAAAGCAGCAGCGCAGCTTCTGCTTCTGAAAAGAGAGGAATGAAAAGATTGCATGCGGTGGAAAACATAAATTTCATGCAGGTTACTGATATGTATGAAtggactgaaaaaataaaagatgtggtgtgtgtgtgtgtgtgtgttgtttagCAGCTGAAAACAGAGCCAGGTCTGGTAGGCGTGATGGACGGCATGAATGTGAAGAACCTGGAGGAAAGGTCGGAGGGAGACGTAGCCAGTCCTTCTTCCACCGGCACTCAGGTGAAGTCATGTCCTCATAGTGATATTTACATCTACTGTCAGGTACATCTTCAGGTGTTTTTCAAAACCGTGAGAATAAGCAAATTATGCATTTGGATGAGGATGCTCGGTAAGCTCAAGCTAAATGAAAATTTCGTTTCTACAAAAATGCCTTCAGCAGGATCATCTGATGGGCCTCCTGGACGGCAGAGACGACTTGGACAAGGAAGACGGGAAGCCGGAGCCAGAGGCCATCTACGAGACCAACTGTCGCTGGGAGAGCTGCAACAAGGAGTTTGACACACAAGACCAGCTTGTTCACGTGAGACATTTTAAATCATCAGTCAGTCGGGTTAAAACTTAGGGACGGACTGCAGCTGTGAGCATCAGGAACGTTtactaccaaaaaaaaaagacggagGGGAAAGAGCAGAAGTGCCTTTCAAAAGAAGAGGCTCTCATTGAACTTTCCTCATTGTGAAAAGTTACAATCGAActtcagtggattttatttgatggaGCGGTGATGACTGCGAAGTGGAAGCAAGTGATGCATTGTTTTTAGAcggttttacaaattaaaacctGACAGTACGGCATTCATTTCTATTCAGCCTGCACTAAGTAAAAACTTTTCAATCCGTCTTTTGGTGCAATTACAGCCGAAaacttttggagtttatttccAACAGCTCAGTCAGTTTGGCTGGATAATCcatgaacagcagttttcaatTCCTGCCAAAGATTCAGTTTGATTTTGGTCTgcgctttgactagaccatttaAGCATATaaatatacttaaaaaaaataagagtcaGTTGTAGCTCTGCCTGTAAGTTTAAAGTTTTCTTCAAGGATtgatctttgtgttttttctttagctccatccatgttCTTATTGACTTTGACCCACTTCCTGGTCcgtgctgaagaaaagcctccctcACAGTATGATacttccaccaccatgtttcaccatggggatGATGCGTCCAGCTTAATGTGTAGAGTTAGTTTTCTGctaagcaaaacattttgcctgtttactaaaaagaaagaagtctttgtttgtcattgcaattgtacattccaacaaaattAGTCTTCTGTAAAAGTAAAAGTCTGCTATAGGTCTTGTGACAAAATGCAAACTGCACTTATTATGGCTTTGTCTGTAGCTTTCATTATGCTGctctttataatttatttatttatttatttgaatagggacaaagcacattaatgaacatcagtataaaaacaaatgtaaatatgccgGATTGTAGCTACAAAGCTAATTTTCATCCGTAGTCCCTAGGCAGGCAAATACATAAGAAAGaacatataatatacaatataaGCATCACAAAGGGTGCTGGATTCcatatttatctaaaaatggTATATGTGCAGATAAGTGGGTCTGTATAATGTTACAAAATGACTAAGGTCAaggaaacactgcaaaaaataagAGGTCAAATGTTCAATAAgttatacaaaataaataaataaataaaacttttctaTTAGAATAGCTGAGAAGCTCTTTTTGGAGATTCAGCTGTCActctaaatttgtttttcatcttttgtcatggttttagCACATCAACAACGAGCACATCCATGGAGAGAAAAAGGAGTTTGTCTGTCACTGGCAGGAGTGCTCTCGAGAACAGAGGCCTTTCAAAGCCCAGTACATGCTGGTGGTTCACATGCGCagacacacaggagagaagccacACAAGTGCACTGTAAGTCAATCTTAACTCGCTGacatatttctgttttccttATTCTGATCTATTATTACAGTCATAGTACAGATATATGAATATCCTTTTTTTGGAAGTGTAGAGGGAGAAAGCTTCAGTACCcctagtttttaaaaaggagccTTTTccatttcaccactaggtggcagaTTAGGTTAACCTTGATTAAAAGTCAGTCCCCAGTAAAGGGGATTGCAAAAGTAATCATGTCTCTTCACCTTTTCCtgatttttaattcaatttaaattaaattttatttagcaccaattcatgaaacatatcatctcagtttgaattttacaaagtcaaattcaatcatattatacagattaggtcagattacacagattggtcaaaaatgtcctatataagggaaccagttgattgtgTCAAAGTCTTTGCAGCATTTGTACATACTTGTATGTGGTAGACCAAAAGAAATGTGGCCCATAATTGTTATTCAGCCCTCTTGATTGAAAtgtatcatatatatatatatatctcttgTGAAGTCCCCCAGTTAGTACAGAGTTTACctatgtttattttaatctcagtttaaatACATTATGACTTGTTGAGATGGGCAAGAGAAGCATTAATAAGAGAATCAGTCAAGAGACCAGTGgtaactctgaaggagctgccGAGATCAAaggctcaggtggaagaatatTTGGACGGGACAATTATTAGTCAGGCTAGAGGAAAGacattgctgaaagaaagccataagaagtcccgTTTACCTCAAATCATACTGATAAACTTATGTCAAAGAACACAGTATTCTATTTTATCTGGCAAAGAAACATTAAGTAAAAGCTTTAACAGGTCAATTTAATTCAACAAGTCTCTTAGATTAGAGGAGCAGGtcttttaatgaaaaaatgCTGTATAAATTGATTGTTAATGCCATAGTTTTTATTTCTACCTGGCTATAGCGATTGATCTGACAACGTATGTTTTCTGTTATAGTTTGAAGGCTGTAACAAGGCCTACTCTCGCCTGGAAAATTTGAAGACCCACTTGCGCTCTCACACCGGGGAGAAACCATATGTATGCGAACACGAGGGCTGCAACAAAGCCTTTTCCAACGCTTCCGACCGGGCCAAGCACCAGAACCGAACTCATTCCAACGAGGTACTGAAGCACACACCACTGAAAAGTAACGATGGGTGAAACTGAACTTACGGATGTGAGGAAAACTCAATGAATTCAGCTTTACTGATAAAACTCTTCGGTGTCTTACAGAAACCTTACGTTTGCAAGATCCCTGGTTGCACTAAGCGATACACGGATCCAAGCTCACTGCGTAAGCACGTGAAGACGGTGCACGGGCCCGAGGCCCACATCACCAAGAAGCATCGCGGAGACACGGGGCCACGACCCCCTGGCTCAGCTTTGACCCCTGGGGGCCAAACGTCTGAGCTGTTGCTGGAAAAAGAAGAGACATGCAGGGAGGACTGCAAACTGTTGGCGCCTGAGACCGCTCTGGTCAGTGAGAAACATTAGTAAAGGTTACTTTAGAGAACagcactgtttattttttttttttagaagatgaACTAAAACTTTCTGTCTTGCTCGTTGCCTTTTAGAAGTCCCAGCCAAGTCCCGGCGCTCAGTCGTCTTGCAGCAGTGAGCGTTCTCCACTGGGGAGCACCAACAACAACGACAGCGGCGTGGAGATGAACCTAAATGCGGCGGGGAGCTTGGATGATCTCACCGCTTTGGAGGATGGAGTTGCAGgtggaggcggaggaggaggggaaCCCGGGACGATGGGAATGTCCGCGCAGGCGCTGAAGCGGCTGGAGAACCTGAAGATTGACAAGCTAAAGCAAATTCGAAGGCCGACTCCTCCTGGCCGCTGTGCCAGCAGCAAGCTTCCTGCCATTCCTGGTACTTATTAGAAAAGACACATTAAGAGTCTTGCGAAAAACCTTCAACCTGAGGGTTTTTTATATTTCGTCACAATGCTATCGcagacttcaatgtattttatgaaatagaccaacacaaagttggaCATAagtgtgaagtggaagggaaattattttgaaaatttcagggttttcagattttttttttttttacaactaaaaatctgaaagtgtgGCATATATTTGTGTTCGGCCCCCTTACTCTGATCCACCTAAATATGATCTGATACAGCTAATTACCTTTGGATGTCACATGATTATTAAATAGGACTCaattgtgtgtaatttaatcccagtataaatacagctgttctccGAAGGCCCTAAAGGTTTGCTAGAGAACGTTAGGACTGGTTACGCTGGGCAAGTAGACCCGTACTCAGAGACACAGCCCAGACCCCCGCGGAAacggaagagtggcaagaagaaatcAATTACATTCCTCCATTAAGGTTTGTCACAAGTGAACACAGCAAGCATGTGGAAAAGACTAAAATGAACTGAACACAGCATTCCCACACTGAAACATGGAGGGGGCAGCAGCAAAACCAGCTTTAGTCTGCAAGCTTGTGACACAAACCAGAAATTTGGCTCCGCTTGCTCTCAGTTTCACTTAAATTTTacttaaaatttacttttttaaggatAAGAAACGTTTTTAGTACATAAAATAGGCAaaaattgctattttttttctaaaaatgtaaatgtaaatgtatacaaatacatgttttgacaAAGAGGAAGACATGGTTGGATTGGTGCAAATAAGCTTGGTATCGATCTGGAAACTGTttccatctatctatctgacTGTCCAGTTTGACGTAGCTTTGCTATTTTGCTGAAAGAATGGCCAGAATGTCATTCTCTCAATGTCAAAGCTGTTGGAGAAATACCTAAAAAGGGTTCTGAATACATGCATATGCCACACTACagattttcacttttaaaactaTATATCTCAACTTTACATTTATGCGCTAATTGTATTCTTAACACACAATATCCCATGTACATAAATTGAAATGTGTGGTTGTAACAAAATGGGCAAAGGTTTAAAGAACATGTTGCCAGAGGATGAAACATTATAGTTAGAGTTAAAGTATAAGTCGAAGTAACCTTTTCAGTTTAAGTGACTTTCTCCTTGGTCTTTTCTTTTAAGGTACAGGGGAGAACATGGGAATGTGTGCACCTTCTCCACTTAATCGACGAGTGATGGAGCTTTCCAGCCACGAGCTCGGAGCTGGAAACGTAGCAAACGCCGCTAATGACAGAAGAGGAAGTGGCACCAGCAGCCTAAGCTCGGCGTACACAGTGAGCCGCCGCTCCTCCATGGCATCGCCGTACCTATCCAGTAGACGCTCCAGTGATGTCTCCCAAATGGGAGGGACAGCAGGGGCCGGATGTCACCTTCTGAGTCCGGATCAAGCTGTGGGAGACCCTCTCTCACCCGAAACCTATCGTAGAGGAGCTCCATGTCCCGGGGGTGGGGGGTTACCGGGTCTCCCCAACTTAACACCTGCTCAACACTACAGCCTGAAGGCCAAATATGCCGCAGCCACCGGCGGGCCTCCACCCACCCCCTTACCCAACATGGAGCAGCCCAGTACACCAGTCAGAAGAGGGGGTGCGTTGACTGAGTACCAGGGGCAGCCGCTGCCTCCTTTCCTTCAACAAGGCGGTCCTCGGCGGCACAGTGCCAACACAGAATACGGCACTGGAGTTATCTACCCTCACCAGGCTCCAGGCAACAACACCAGGCGTGCCAGTGACCCAGTTCGATCCGTAGCAGACCCACAAGCTCTACCCAAACGCTTTAACAGCCTCAACAACGTGGCCATGATGGGTCGCAGAAATGCACTGCAACTTCGCAGCTCTGACGCCGGTCTTTCCCGCCACATGTTCTCGCCTCGTCCTCCTAGCATCACAGAAAACGTAATGATGGAAGCCATGGGCATGGAGCCCCATCTCAACGCCGGCGATGCCCGAGATCGGTCCATGATGATGACCCCCGTTGAGAGAAACTTCATGACTTACCAGCATCAGAATCAGACAATGGGAGGTGGAGGTCTGCTCCCGAACCAGCTGTCCCCGAGCCAAGAGTCTCTGGGCTGCCCCGATCCCGGCTACATGCAGCGACACTACCAGGGACATGGCGGAGAAGCCATTTCCAGAGCTAATGGGAATCCATTAGGTCAAGCAAGACCGACACAGCCAGACGGGATGTCAACCACACTTCTCCAGCAGGCTGAGTATCGTATGAGCACCTGCCAGCTGAGTCCTTCAGGCCCACATTACTCAAGCATAGGTCAGGGCAGCGACAGTGGAGGTCCTTGGAACGACAACCACAACCAAATCCAAACTTCAAGCCACGCAATCCAGAGCCAGCAATCAGTGCAGTACTCAGATTCCAGTCTGCAGCCTCAACAAACACAAGCTCACTTCAGCAATCAGACAGCCCTCTACAATAACTCCGATGGCACTCACAAACCTTTCATCAAGCCTGAGCAGCAATTCCACTCTGGTATGGGTGGTGGAGAGGCCTGTCAGAGCGCTAAACTCCAACAGCAACGGATCCTCCTGCAGCAAACCCAGGCTTACCCCCAGCAGAGCGGCCAAGTGATAATGAGGAACTCAAGCCATCCCAGCTGTGACTTTCAAGGACAAAACCCGAGTTCTTACTCCAGCGGAGGGGGGTTAAGCTTGGGCTGTGCTGGTTCGACGCTGTCAGACGGCCAAAGGTCGGAAACCCCAATGATGCAGGTGAAGGAGATCATGGTGAGGAATTATGTGCAGTCCCAGCAAGCCCTGATGTGGGAGCAGCAGCAAGAGCAAGAGCAGCAGAGTGGAATAAAGCCACCGTCTCTTTCTGACAACATGGGTTTGAGTGCTCAAACAGCCATGATGCAGCACAGTCCAGAGCACCAGAATCAGAACCTGT contains:
- the gli1 gene encoding zinc finger protein GLI1 isoform X5, giving the protein MMSSHPNFCQLQPGSEQIGSGDGSRFSTPRSMLKLSKKRALSISPLSDASVDLQTVIRTSPNSLVAFVNSRCNPNGGSSYGHLSVSAMSPSLSYSSNMNCHSRQQGSMYGGNGGTPLGVHTPGPCQASRLPPHNPRLLAPPKHGHQLKTEPGLVGVMDGMNVKNLEERSEGDVASPSSTGTQQDHLMGLLDGRDDLDKEDGKPEPEAIYETNCRWESCNKEFDTQDQLVHHINNEHIHGEKKEFVCHWQECSREQRPFKAQYMLVVHMRRHTGEKPHKCTFEGCNKAYSRLENLKTHLRSHTGEKPYVCEHEGCNKAFSNASDRAKHQNRTHSNEKPYVCKIPGCTKRYTDPSSLRKHVKTVHGPEAHITKKHRGDTGPRPPGSALTPGGQTSELLLEKEETCREDCKLLAPETALKSQPSPGAQSSCSSERSPLGSTNNNDSGVEMNLNAAGSLDDLTALEDGVAGGGGGGGEPGTMGMSAQALKRLENLKIDKLKQIRRPTPPGRCASSKLPAIPGTGENMGMCAPSPLNRRVMELSSHELGAGNVANAANDRRGSGTSSLSSAYTVSRRSSMASPYLSSRRSSDVSQMGGTAGAGCHLLSPDQAVGDPLSPETYRRGAPCPGGGGLPGLPNLTPAQHYSLKAKYAAATGGPPPTPLPNMEQPSTPVRRGGALTEYQGQPLPPFLQQGGPRRHSANTEYGTGVIYPHQAPGNNTRRASDPVRSVADPQALPKRFNSLNNVAMMGRRNALQLRSSDAGLSRHMFSPRPPSITENVMMEAMGMEPHLNAGDARDRSMMMTPVERNFMTYQHQNQTMGGGGLLPNQLSPSQESLGCPDPGYMQRHYQGHGGEAISRANGNPLGQARPTQPDGMSTTLLQQAEYRMSTCQLSPSGPHYSSIGQGSDSGGPWNDNHNQIQTSSHAIQSQQSVQYSDSSLQPQQTQAHFSNQTALYNNSDGTHKPFIKPEQQFHSGMGGGEACQSAKLQQQRILLQQTQAYPQQSGQVIMRNSSHPSCDFQGQNPSSYSSGGGLSLGCAGSTLSDGQRSETPMMQVKEIMVRNYVQSQQALMWEQQQEQEQQSGIKPPSLSDNMGLSAQTAMMQHSPEHQNQNLYSNQMYPSYAERNLVMSPGAHSRGSTSVTAKDQHLSGLQGSCYNQEMVVPRPPQGRKPLSRQNSLPQVGGGYLGSSPHLSPVHSTSSPRRGVRLPPVQHPQHPQNEMFSPSNNNDMYYTGQINMDMEKHRDVQNRPCLNQQNTMGPNLDPAGDTKSAPMAPYPESSPISNALENLDLENARIDFTSIIDEADSSSFSPVNNPLQGHPGSSSQASSRLTTPQTSVSLAPGTGLSNMAVGDMTSMLTSLAGENKYLNTLS